One Eptesicus fuscus isolate TK198812 chromosome 11, DD_ASM_mEF_20220401, whole genome shotgun sequence genomic region harbors:
- the B3GALT1 gene encoding beta-1,3-galactosyltransferase 1 — translation MASKVSCLYVLTVVCWASALWYLSVTRPTSSYTGSKPFSHLTVARKNFTFGNIRTRPINPHSFEFLINEPNKCEKNIPFLVILISTTHKEFDARQAIRETWGDENSFKGIKIATLFLLGKNADPVLNQMVEQESQIFHDIIVEDFIDSYHNLTLKTLMGMRWVATFCSKAKYVMKTDSDIFVNMDNLIYKLLKPSTKPRRRYFTGYVINGGPIRDVRSKWYMPRDLYPDSNYPPFCSGTGYIFSADVAELIYKTSLHTRLLHLEDVYVGLCLRKLGIHPFQNSGFNHWKMAYSLCRYRRVITVHQISPEEMHRIWNDMSSKKHLRC, via the coding sequence ATGGCTTCAAAAGTGTCCTGTCTGTATGTTTTGACAGTTGTGTGCTGGGCCAGCGCTCTCTGGTACTTGAGCGTAACACGTCCTACTTCTTCCTACACTGGCTCCAAGCCATTCAGCCACCTAACCGTTGCCAGGAAAAACTTCACATTTGGCAACATAAGAACTCGACCTATAAACCCACATTCTTTTGAATTTCTTATAAATGAGCCCAacaaatgtgagaaaaacattcCTTTCCTTGTTATCCTCATCAGCACCACCCACAAAGAATTCGATGCCCGCCAGGCCATCCGAGAGACATGGGGGGACGAGAACAGCTTTAAAGGGATCAAGATCGCCACTCTGTTTCTCCTGGGCAAGAACGCCGATCCTGTTCTGAATCAGATGGTGGAGCAAGAGAGCCAAATCTTCCACGACATTATCGTGGAGGACTTCATCGACTCCTACCATAACCTTACCCTCAAAACATTAATGGGGATGAGATGGGTGGCCACTTTTTGTTCAAAAGCCAAGTATGTCATGAAAACAGACAGTGACATTTTTGTAAACATGGACAACCTCATTTATAAACTACTAAAGCCCTCCACCAAACCAAGAAGGAGGTATTTTACTGGCTATGTCATCAATGGAGGGCCCATCCGGGACGTCCGCAGTAAGTGGTACATGCCCAGGGATTTGTACCCCGACAGTAACTACCCGCCGTTCTGTTCGGGGACTGGCTATATCTTCTCAGCCGATGTGGCTGAACTCATTTACAAGACCTCACTCCACACAAGGCTGCTTCACCTTGAAGACGTCTATGTAGGACTGTGTCTTCGCAAGCTGGGCATTCATCCTTTTCAGAACAGTGGCTTCAATCACTGGAAAATGGCCTACAGTTTGTGTAGATACCGCCGAGTTATCACTGTGCATCAGATCTCGCCGGAAGAGATGCACAGGATCTGGAATGACATGTCAAGCAAGAAGCATCTCAGATGTTAG